The Symbiobacterium terraclitae genomic sequence GGCCGGTGAGGGCGAGGACGATCCACGCGCTGCCGTAGAACCAGTGGAAGAGCACCTGGGCCCGCGAGAACTTCTTGATGCTTCCTCTTGCACGTGCCACGTGAATCCCCCCTCAGTCGTGCATGGCCGCGCCGGTCTCGTGGGGCGACAGGCCGCCCTTGAAGGTGCGGCGCGCGGCCAGCCAGTTGAGCACCAGGCCGAAGAGGCCGGCGCCCAGCAGGGCCTTGCCGACGGGCTGCAGGACGTACTTCCACAGGGTGAGCGTCTTCGAGAGGGAGGGGTTCACCGGCAGGCCGTAGGCCTCGGGCGGCTCCAGCAGCACGTAGAGCTCGTGGAGGCCGCCCATCTCGTCCACGCCGTAGAGGTTGGCGTTGGGATAGCCCATCGCCTTCAGCTGCTCGACCCGCTCCCGGCCCCAGGCGATCAGGGCGTCGCGGTCGCCGAACTTGATGCAGTCGGTGGGGCAGGTGGACACGCAGGCCGGCTGCATGCCGTTGGCGATGCGGTCGTAGCAGAGCGTGCACTTGCCGGCCTTCTGGGCCTTCTGGCCCCAGACCGTCTGATCCACGTGGATCGCGTCGAACGGGCAGGCGGGCTCGCAGTAGCCGCAGCCGATGCAGGCCTCCTGGTCCAGCGTCACCACGCCGTAGTCGCCGTACTGCAGGGCGTCGGTGGGGCAGGCGGTGACGCAGCCCGCCTCGGTGCAGTGCATGCAGTTGTGCTTCTGCATGAGCCACATGGACATGCCGTTCTCGGCGTCGGTCTCGAAGAACTTGATGACCGTCCAGGTCTCCGCGTCCAGCGCCGGGTGGCTCTGGTACGTGCCGGGCTCCTGGCTGATGCGTGCCTCGTTCTGGTTCCACTGCTTGCAGGCGACCTCGCACCCCTTGCAGCCGATGCACTCGGAGGTGTCCACCAGCATCGCGACGTGCTGCCGCGGGTTGGTCGGGTCAGGCCGCCAGGACTCCCAGGTTGCTGCGCGTCCCATCTGGCACTACCCCCCTACTTCCACCTTGCGCAGGTCCGCCAGGAAGACCTTGGACTCCTGGATCTGCACGTTCACGTCCACCGCCTGCGGCGTCAGGGTGTTGGTGATGTCGCCCTGCAC encodes the following:
- a CDS encoding 4Fe-4S dicluster domain-containing protein produces the protein MGRAATWESWRPDPTNPRQHVAMLVDTSECIGCKGCEVACKQWNQNEARISQEPGTYQSHPALDAETWTVIKFFETDAENGMSMWLMQKHNCMHCTEAGCVTACPTDALQYGDYGVVTLDQEACIGCGYCEPACPFDAIHVDQTVWGQKAQKAGKCTLCYDRIANGMQPACVSTCPTDCIKFGDRDALIAWGRERVEQLKAMGYPNANLYGVDEMGGLHELYVLLEPPEAYGLPVNPSLSKTLTLWKYVLQPVGKALLGAGLFGLVLNWLAARRTFKGGLSPHETGAAMHD